AGGTTGGCCTTTTTCATCCGCACATAGAATTCATCGTCTTCTCTTCCCCAGCCCCAGTATCGATTGGACATGCCGTTTAACTggacacataattttttttttctttatggatTTCTGTAAATGCATACTTTCAGCTGGAAAGAAACTTTTGGGGTGCTCTTAATCAGTTTAGCCACTGTACACATGCATTTGTTTGGAAATAAGTACAAAACACCTGTGAAAGAGTAACATTTATCTGACATCATAGATCCTCCAAAGGTCACACAACCTAGCAAGCATGTCTCCTGCTCATCCGGTCTTGTCCATCACTGGTGCTCATCCCACCCTAAACGGCCAGAAGGCCAGAGTGGACGGACTAGTTCTTTTCCCTTACCCTGCTGAGTGGCTTGTGACATCCTTGAGGTCAAAACAACATCACTATGTTGGAACATAATGGGTAAACTTACACTTGGGGAATGGTAAAATCTGGCTAAAGCAtaattttgaaagaaagaaagtgaaaaggaaaaaaaaaagttaaaccatAAATGAGCAGTTTATTTACTCTATGTTGGCTGTAAAACACACATGAATGATGATTTCTAACTGTGGACTCAATTTCATTAACTTACAATATGACCTGTCAGGGTAATGTAAATAGTGTAAGGCCTTCACACCGAGTGTCAAAGACAACAGCCTTTTCATGCACGAAGGCATACTTTGCAAATTAATGTTTGGCATGAGTGATatacagtttaaaaaaatattccCCATACTATATTCAGACTGATGTCCCCTTACATAGCAGAACTGTGTTGCTTCTGGTAGATGTATGCATCAAAGTAACTTCCTAGCAGAAGAAATTACAATTTTGACCTAAAAGGATAAAACATCTGCTGTTATTCAACATGTCAATATACAAGAGAAGATCCCTGCCAGAAACCTCACAAAGGTTAATGTCCTATAAAATTCCTACCcaccatttcagtttcagtttcccaaggaggcgtcactgtgcacagacaaatccatatgctctACACAcctgctggacagatgcctgaccagcagcataactcaacacactaatcaggccttgagtgcatgcaatacCACATAATTTTGCAACCTGTTTGAAGATATAATTAACTGGACACCAAACAAAAACGCCAAagaactgatagacagacagaaaatgtgaaaaaacttagccgtatgaagtgcacaggaacaggtgtcgagatggctgtcggaaaaagagggcgctagccaggtgGACAAAGGGGAgtttacctacttctgggaggttattggccgtagtactttcgttttctccgcacaggcggatagttgtttgcacaggacaggaatgtcagacccctgccggagtctgcactagttgggtcacggttaagtacgTGTAATTAAATTTTTTTGTACCCATCACGACTGGATTTCTTCTCTGCCATTACCTTTTCAAAGTCTTCATTTTTGACCAGCAGGATGCCCCCGACGAAGGTCTTGTAGTGGTAcatggggtggaggtgtggggcagCCAGGTGGTAGGGGCCATTCTCTGGGTACCTGTACAGCAGCTCAGGGTTGACTGGCAGCAGGTCCACGTCATGCATGGCCACATGGTCACACTCCCCCTTTGACTCAAGGTAGCCCACGTTGATCAGCGAAGCACGGTTGAACCTGCAGTGACgaagattgtattgtgttgtatctattgtattgtgttgtgttgtattgtattggattgtattgtactgtactgtattgtgttgtgttgtattgcattgtattgcatcgcatcacatcgcattgcattgtgttgtgttgtgttgtattgcaacgtactgtattactctttgtcacaacagatttctctgtgtagaatTCAGGcagctctacccagggagagagCACTATGTCACTACAGCatagcaccacccttttttctgcctgcaagtgtatttgttttcctatcaaagaggatatttctacagaattttgccagggacaacccttttgttgccatgggttcctttatgtgtgctaagtgcatgctactcacgcaacctcggtttatcgtctcatccaatgaCTAGTACCCTGACCATCACTTAAggtcaagtggaaggggagaaaagacAGGTGAGTGTAAGAATAAAAAAAGTACACAAAGATTTTCcaacttcctaggcggacgctttaccacaaggccaccacttaCGAATTTGCTATCCCTATCAAGCAGCAATGTGTTTGAAATGAATCAGAATAACatttggcaagtctggcattcaaGAATACAAAACTCTCATCCAAAGATCCAGAAAGAGCATTATGTACATTGCTCAAAATACCTACCTGTCTTACTGTTCAGGACAACAAGATTCTCTGGCAGAGAAGTCAAGTGaaaactctctctccatttgtccgCTCGGCAACCAAttagtgactgtgtgtcagtgaaaTGGGTGACTGAGCAGTCTGCTTCAGTGCAGACAAATTACATTTCCTTCTTTTCATTTTACctccaacaccctccaccccctgagccccccacccccacccctataatATAAAGTTGTCACCTCACTTAGATAAGAGAGAGCTTACATCTCAGGATGTCATCACCACTCTGAAAAATTTTGACCTCTTGAAGTTCTTCCTCCTTGGGATTGCACTATTTTTCAaattcacacacccacattcaTCTCATTTTACCCAGGttcagcaatcaaggggttaataCATAAATTACTAGGTCTCCCAAccactccctgcctccctcccccccccccacccaaaaaaaagagTTAACAGTCCCACTTTTGCATACCTGTAATTATCCACCTGGTTGAGCACAAAAATTTTGTAAGGCTTGCTTTGCTGgcggagaaagatagagagatagggaacAAACTCCATCAGCTCCTCAAAGCGGTCGCGGAACGGCACCAGCACCGCCACCTTGTGTGCGTCGGCCCCATGCTCCCCGATGGCCGTGCTCTCCTCTCTGGGCTGTGACTGCTTGTCTGCACCCGACTGAGATTGTCTGCTGAAACATTGTGGTTGGAGAATAGAGTCAGGAAGTATGTGTATGCCTTGGATTGGGGgcaggggctgggggtgtggtggaaagggaggggtggttgtgtgtgtgtatatgtgtgtgtgtgtgcgtgtgtgtgtgtgtgtgtgtgtgttgtttgtttgtgtatgggagtagagtgtgtgtagtatgtgtgtagtgtgtagtgtgtagtgtgtgtgtgtgtgtgtgtgtgtgtgtgtgtttgtgcacgcaatTATATTTGATGCAATTATGCTAATAACTGTttattattctctgtgtgtgtgtacatgtgtttgtgagcgtgtttgtgtgtgtgtgtgtgtgtgtgtgtgtgtatgtttatgtgtgtgacagagagagcaagagagagacagagacagagacagatacagagagacagagagagagcaggacaaACTATTTATAATGCTGAAAGAGTGGgatgggctctgtgtgtgtgtgtgtgtgtgtgtgtgtgtgtgtgtgtgtgtgtgtgtgtgtgacagagagagagagagagacagagacagagacagacagagacagacagagagagacagggacagatacagagatacagagagagcagGAAGCAGGACAAACTACTTATAAAGCTGAAAGAGTGGAATGGGCTCTGTgtacctgcatgcacacacagcatcCTGCATGGGGGCCAGGGCCATCAAGAGCACACCGCCCAGCGTCAGGGCGATGCACAAGAGGAGCACTCGAGTTAATTGTCGCCTCGCCATCCATAAAGTCAGCGCGACCTGGCTGCATCAAACCACTGGGTCCACTTTCACTTCTCCTGACGGCTGCCTGAGAGTGAAACTGAAGGTCAGGGGTTCCTCCTGCATGCTGTGTATACTCACGTCCGCCGGCAGCCTTGGCTTTTAGGAGTGGAACATTGCCAGCGTCCCTGTTCAACAATCAATAAGTTATTCCAAATTTGATTCTTTTATTTTATGGAATTGCTATGTTCCAACAACTGGTTTTAAGCAATAACATTTTTTGTGAATTTAAAGTTAAATAACAGTCTCCCATGAATTCATTAGAAACAATGCACTGCCTTTTCATGAATCACtatgaacaaataaaaaataataacaacttgTTTTCAGAGATGACATATATAGTcattgtgcgtgcacgcgcacacacacacgcacacacacccccccccaaccccccccccccccccccacacacacagtggttcacTTCGAAAACAATTTGACCAAGACTACAAACTTCCTATTGACTAAAATCATGTAATCAGCAAGGATCTAATGGCGCACAATTAACTAGAAAGTATTAGCAAACACGCATTGAAACAAATGAAGTATACAGTCATACAGTATACTGCCAAGAAAATGATGGCAATCCCAGTTCTTCTGTGTCAATACAAGCGTACTTTCTTCAAAactaaatgcacacacatgcacaaactatATAGTATGACTATgactcttcctctcctcccaaaAGACCATATCTCTAATCGCTCAATAAACAccaaactaagaagaagaaaaaaaacgcacaaaaaaataACTTATACTTAATATTAGAGAATATAGG
The sequence above is a segment of the Babylonia areolata isolate BAREFJ2019XMU chromosome 19, ASM4173473v1, whole genome shotgun sequence genome. Coding sequences within it:
- the LOC143293689 gene encoding beta-1,4-galactosyltransferase 7-like isoform X1; protein product: MARRQLTRVLLLCIALTLGGVLLMALAPMQDAVCACSRQSQSGADKQSQPREESTAIGEHGADAHKVAVLVPFRDRFEELMEFVPYLSIFLRQQSKPYKIFVLNQVDNYRFNRASLINVGYLESKGECDHVAMHDVDLLPVNPELLYRYPENGPYHLAAPHLHPMYHYKTFVGGILLVKNEDFEKLNGMSNRYWGWGREDDEFYVRMKKANLQISRPGNLTTGYRSFRHIHDKRRHPRDNYRYFNQREKTKRLDRETGVATVKYSIDSQRELTIDSYPVTILNIKLECNLTATPWCLRPEDHHLYLNQTQPLT
- the LOC143293689 gene encoding beta-1,4-galactosyltransferase 7-like isoform X2, which produces MARRQLTRVLLLCIALTLGGVLLMALAPMQDAVCACRQSQSGADKQSQPREESTAIGEHGADAHKVAVLVPFRDRFEELMEFVPYLSIFLRQQSKPYKIFVLNQVDNYRFNRASLINVGYLESKGECDHVAMHDVDLLPVNPELLYRYPENGPYHLAAPHLHPMYHYKTFVGGILLVKNEDFEKLNGMSNRYWGWGREDDEFYVRMKKANLQISRPGNLTTGYRSFRHIHDKRRHPRDNYRYFNQREKTKRLDRETGVATVKYSIDSQRELTIDSYPVTILNIKLECNLTATPWCLRPEDHHLYLNQTQPLT